Below is a genomic region from Pectobacterium polaris.
GTCGCGCGGTACGGTGGATATCGCCACGCTCACGCTGATTTACGTGATGCTGGGTCTGGGCTTGAACGTTGTAGTTGGCCTGTCCGGCCTGCTGGTATTGGGCTACGGCGGGTTTTACGCCATTGGCGCGTATACCTATGCGTTGCTGAACCACTATTACGGATTGGGCTTCTGGGAAAGTCTGCCGCTGGCAGGCATGGTGGCGGCGCTGTCCGGCTTCCTGTTAGGGTTCCCGGTGCTGCGTTTGCGCGGTGACTATCTGGCGATTGTGACGCTCGGGTTCGGTGAAATTGTCCGTATCCTGCTGCTGAACAACACTGAAATTACCGGTGGTCCGAACGGCATCAGCCAGATCCCTAAACCGACCTTCTTTGGTCTGGAATTTGGCCGTAACGCGCGCGATGGTGGTTGGGATACGTTCCACAATTTCTTCGGTCTGCAATATGACCCGAGCGATCGCGTCATCTTCCTGTATCTGGTCGCGCTGCTGCTGGTCGTGTTAACCCTGTTTGTGATTAACCGTCTGCTGCGGATGCCGCTGGGACGTGCCTGGGAAGCGCTGCGCGATGATGAAATCGCCTGTCGTTCTCTGGGGCTGAGCCCAACGCGCATCAAGCTGACCGCGTTTACCATCAGCGCCGCGTTCGCGGGTTTTGCCGGTACGCTGTTTGCCGCGCGTCAGGGCTTCGTTAGCCCGGAATCGTTCACGTTCGCTGAATCTGCCTTTGTGCTAGCCATCGTCGTGCTGGGCGGAATGGGCTCGCAGTTTGCGGTCATTCTCGCTGCAATCTTGCTGGTTGTATCCCGCGAGCTGATGCGCGATCTGAATGAATACAGCATGCTGCTGCTGGGTGCGCTGATGGTTCTGATGATGATTTGGCGTCCGCAAGGCCTGCTGCCGATGAAGCGTCCTGAGATGAAGTTGAAAGTCGCGAAGAAGGAAGAGCAAGCATGAGCACGCAGCCACTATTATCAGTCAGAGGTCTGATGATGCGTTTTGGCGGCCTGCTGGCGGTCAACAACGTTGAAATGGATATTCATGCTGGCGAAATCGTCTCGCTGATCGGCCCGAACGGGGCGGGGAAAACCACGGTCTTTAACTGCCTGACTGGTTTTTATCGCCCAAGCGGCGGCACCATCATGCTGCGCGATCGTCATCTGGAAGGATTACCCGGACAGGCGATTGCCCGAATGGGCGTGGTGCGCACATTCCAGCACGTTCGCCTGTTCCGTGAAATGACGGTGATCGAGAACCTGCTAGTGGCACAGCATCAGCACCTGAAAAGCGGCGTATTTGCCGGGCTGTTGAAAACCCCGGGCTTTCGTCGTGCTGAAGCCGATGCGCAAGAGCGCGCCGCGGTGTGGCTGGAGCGTATCGGTCTGTTAGAGTTAGCGAACCGTCAGGCGGGGAATCTGTCTTACGGCCAGCAGCGCCGTCTGGAAATCGCCCGTTGCATGGTGACACGACCTGAGCTGCTGATGCTGGATGAGCCTGCTGCCGGTCTGAACCCGAAAGAAACTGACGAGTTAAATCAGCTGATTGCGGAATTGCGCGATAGCCATCAGGTGTCCGTTTTGTTGATTGAGCATGATATGAAGCTGGTGATGGGAATTTCCGACCGGATTTATGTCGTCAATCAGGGAACGCCGCTGGCACAAGGCACCCCAGCTGAAATTCGTAACAACCCGGATGTCATCCGTGCATATCTGGGTGAAGGATAACGTTTATGCTGTCATTACATCAGGTTTCGGCCCACTACGGAAAAATTCAGGCGCTGCATCAGGTGAGCCTGCACATTAATCAGGGCGAGATTGTTACGCTGATCGGCGCGAACGGTGCCGGTAAAACCACGCTGCTGGGCACGCTGTGCGGTGACCCGCGCGCGACGGAAGGCACCATCACGTTTGACGGTAAGGACATCACAAACTGGCAGACGGCGCAGATTATGCGTGAAGCTATCGCGATTGTGCCGGAAGGGCGTCGCGTCTTTTCCCGCATGACGGTAGAAGAAAATCTAGCGATGGGGGGGTTCTTTGCCGAGCGCGATCAGTATCAGGAACGCATTGCGCGCGTCTACGATCTGTTCCCTCGTCTGTTCGAGCGACGCGCCCAGCGTTCCGGCACGATGTCCGGCGGCGAACAGCAGATGCTGGCGATTGGCCGTGCGCTGATGAGCCAGCCGCGTTTACTGCTGCTGGACGAGCCGTCGCTGGGGCTGGCACCGATCATCATTCTGCAAATTTTCGACACGATCCAGCAACTGCGCGAAGAGGGGATGACCATCTTCCTGGTGGAGCAAAACGCCAATCAGGCGCTGAAACTGGCTGATCGGGGTTATGTACTTGAAAACGGCCATGTCGTGTTGGAAGATACCGGAGCGGCATTGTTAGCTAATGAAGCGGTACGTTCGGCCTATCTGGGCGGATAATTTTAGAGCAGATCTACCCTAAATCATTCGAGCGGCGGAACGCCAACGCGTATGCCGCTCGAAGGATGACAGGGGGAATCGTTATCGGGCCGGTTTACCGGCCTGTTTCGTAGAAGGGTTAAGAAGAGATGGCCATTGAAGGGTTGTTAGCGCACCGCATCGCTCAGTTAAAAAGTTCCGCCATCCGTGAACTGCTGAAACACAGCAAGATGGAAAATATTATCTCGCTGGCTGGCGGGATTCCGTCAGATGCATTATTTGATTTTGAAGGGCTAAGTCAGGCCACGCAGTTAGCGATTACCGAACAGCCGAAAACGGCATTCCAGTATGGCTTAACTGAAGGCAGCAGCGTGCTGCGCGATCGCATTGCCGAGCTGTGCGCCGTACGCGGCGTAAAAACGCGCGGTGATGACATTGTCGTGACGGCCGGTTCGCAGCAGGCGCTGGACCTGATCATGC
It encodes:
- the livG gene encoding high-affinity branched-chain amino acid ABC transporter ATP-binding protein LivG, with amino-acid sequence MSTQPLLSVRGLMMRFGGLLAVNNVEMDIHAGEIVSLIGPNGAGKTTVFNCLTGFYRPSGGTIMLRDRHLEGLPGQAIARMGVVRTFQHVRLFREMTVIENLLVAQHQHLKSGVFAGLLKTPGFRRAEADAQERAAVWLERIGLLELANRQAGNLSYGQQRRLEIARCMVTRPELLMLDEPAAGLNPKETDELNQLIAELRDSHQVSVLLIEHDMKLVMGISDRIYVVNQGTPLAQGTPAEIRNNPDVIRAYLGEG
- a CDS encoding high-affinity branched-chain amino acid ABC transporter permease LivM, whose amino-acid sequence is MKQLNLFNALVSAFMLLVLASFLMGMQLALDGTKLVVRGADEVRWYWIGAGCIVVFFFQLIRPFFQQSIKKFSAPSLVLPSFDGSTPRQKILAAALIIAAIAWPFLVSRGTVDIATLTLIYVMLGLGLNVVVGLSGLLVLGYGGFYAIGAYTYALLNHYYGLGFWESLPLAGMVAALSGFLLGFPVLRLRGDYLAIVTLGFGEIVRILLLNNTEITGGPNGISQIPKPTFFGLEFGRNARDGGWDTFHNFFGLQYDPSDRVIFLYLVALLLVVLTLFVINRLLRMPLGRAWEALRDDEIACRSLGLSPTRIKLTAFTISAAFAGFAGTLFAARQGFVSPESFTFAESAFVLAIVVLGGMGSQFAVILAAILLVVSRELMRDLNEYSMLLLGALMVLMMIWRPQGLLPMKRPEMKLKVAKKEEQA
- the livF gene encoding high-affinity branched-chain amino acid ABC transporter ATP-binding protein LivF codes for the protein MLSLHQVSAHYGKIQALHQVSLHINQGEIVTLIGANGAGKTTLLGTLCGDPRATEGTITFDGKDITNWQTAQIMREAIAIVPEGRRVFSRMTVEENLAMGGFFAERDQYQERIARVYDLFPRLFERRAQRSGTMSGGEQQMLAIGRALMSQPRLLLLDEPSLGLAPIIILQIFDTIQQLREEGMTIFLVEQNANQALKLADRGYVLENGHVVLEDTGAALLANEAVRSAYLGG